One genomic segment of Fischerella sp. PCC 9605 includes these proteins:
- a CDS encoding efflux RND transporter periplasmic adaptor subunit, with protein sequence MNTSEAKVSHSDTHLDSPDVPELKPRNRKPWLWLLLALSLTVNGIVLWRMLSPGGTPKPAVAQQQPKAPPPRPVETVSLARGNATTSVSLLGQVEASQQSTIRAQTGGIVKEILVRPGDRVQRGMAIAILDDSDQQLAISRTRAELAQQRSNLARLEVGTRPEIIAQRQAALKSAKAREQEALDNLRRTTDLVKQGALSQRILVEATSAVDEARGQQLAAQAALAEAKAGPIQEEIAAQKANVAAAEASLNQAKLAQQRTRIISSDSGVVQTRHVSRGDLVENSDQIVTLVSGNALDIFLELPEELSGKVTPGMPIELTARALPQWKGRTKITAVVPAADAASRRQRVRVQLNNPPQGLLPGMAIAGNLIMPSNQPSFVVSRDALTRQQNQWLVFTVADGKAKQLEVEMVADMGEKVAIYHPELRAGQQIVLRGGDGLSDGASVKVLESQSRSDV encoded by the coding sequence ATGAATACTTCTGAAGCTAAAGTCTCACACTCTGATACGCATTTAGACAGCCCTGATGTGCCTGAGTTGAAGCCTAGAAACAGAAAGCCTTGGTTGTGGCTGCTACTAGCATTATCTTTGACAGTTAACGGCATTGTCTTGTGGCGGATGCTTTCTCCTGGTGGAACACCTAAACCAGCAGTGGCTCAACAGCAGCCGAAAGCGCCGCCACCTCGTCCCGTGGAAACCGTGAGCTTAGCAAGGGGAAATGCCACAACCAGCGTATCACTACTGGGACAGGTTGAAGCAAGTCAGCAATCAACGATTCGTGCCCAGACTGGAGGTATAGTTAAAGAAATTTTAGTTAGACCAGGCGATCGCGTTCAAAGAGGAATGGCGATCGCTATTTTAGATGATTCCGATCAGCAGTTGGCAATATCACGGACACGAGCAGAATTAGCACAGCAACGTAGTAACCTTGCCCGCCTAGAGGTGGGAACTCGTCCCGAAATTATTGCTCAACGGCAAGCTGCCCTTAAGTCTGCGAAAGCGCGAGAGCAAGAAGCACTCGATAACCTCAGACGCACCACAGATTTGGTGAAACAGGGTGCATTGTCCCAAAGGATACTTGTAGAGGCAACAAGTGCTGTAGATGAAGCCCGAGGACAACAGCTAGCAGCCCAAGCAGCCTTAGCAGAGGCGAAAGCAGGCCCAATCCAAGAAGAAATTGCCGCCCAAAAAGCAAATGTCGCAGCAGCAGAAGCATCTTTAAATCAGGCAAAACTAGCACAGCAGCGCACCCGAATTATTTCTTCGGACTCTGGAGTTGTGCAAACACGCCATGTCAGTCGCGGCGATCTTGTAGAAAATTCCGATCAAATTGTGACATTAGTATCAGGGAATGCACTGGATATTTTCTTAGAGCTACCAGAGGAACTAAGCGGTAAAGTCACTCCAGGAATGCCAATAGAGCTAACTGCACGGGCATTGCCACAATGGAAAGGACGCACAAAAATTACAGCGGTAGTTCCAGCTGCGGATGCTGCATCCAGACGGCAACGAGTGCGAGTCCAGCTAAATAACCCACCCCAAGGATTGTTACCGGGAATGGCGATCGCCGGTAATCTAATCATGCCATCCAATCAACCCAGCTTTGTTGTCTCCCGTGATGCCCTGACGCGCCAACAAAATCAGTGGCTGGTCTTTACTGTTGCCGATGGTAAAGCTAAACAGTTGGAAGTGGAAATGGTGGCTGACATGGGTGAAAAGGTAGCAATTTATCACCCAGAGTTGCGGGCGGGTCAACAGATAGTTTTGCGGGGTGGTGATGGTTTATCTGATGGTGCGTCAGTGAAAGTTTTGGAGAGTCAGTCACGTTCGGATGTATAA
- a CDS encoding serine/threonine-protein kinase, translating to MIGQILDGRYQILEQLGQGGFGITFLAIDIKRPGNPQCVVKQFQPISTDPRILEVGERLFKREAKELERLGNHDQIPRLLAYFQQYQQFYLVQEYIQGHDLSQELLPGTQLSEACVTKLLHDILEVLVFVHQQNLIHRDLKPSNIRRRESDRKIVLIDFGAVKEITTQVVNPQGQTIIPTQIGTPGYMPTEQAMGQPTLRSDIYAVGVIAIQALTGINPDPRRGGLPTHPQTKEIIWRDRVSVSPKLANIIDKMVRYDHNQRYQSAKEVLQAIKTLSSQPKSRPWKVWLGVGFVAIFAPLIVWSFYYWRASQVKYLSYQNSEHNVQIKYPENWIKQELGDFGEVARFFPEYQKQSSKCPLEILIHVSDLSQRLLSLNEYKNIAIQKIKNNNPGIAIAENKNSGITLANFNAYKLTYTRQEGQCHLQVMEIGTVRNGKAYFITYTADLEQYSQLMPIVEQMIESFQIK from the coding sequence ATGATAGGTCAAATTCTCGATGGACGCTACCAAATTCTCGAACAACTGGGACAAGGTGGATTTGGTATTACTTTCCTTGCTATTGACATAAAACGACCAGGGAATCCTCAGTGTGTTGTAAAGCAGTTTCAACCAATATCTACCGATCCACGCATTTTGGAAGTTGGAGAAAGATTATTTAAAAGGGAAGCAAAAGAACTAGAAAGATTAGGAAATCACGATCAAATTCCGCGCCTTCTCGCATACTTTCAACAATATCAACAATTTTATTTAGTCCAGGAATATATTCAAGGTCACGACCTCAGCCAAGAATTATTACCAGGTACACAACTGAGTGAAGCTTGCGTAACTAAACTTTTACATGATATTTTAGAAGTTTTGGTTTTTGTTCATCAACAAAACTTAATTCACCGGGACTTGAAACCCTCAAATATTCGACGACGTGAGTCCGATCGGAAAATTGTACTGATTGACTTTGGAGCAGTTAAAGAAATCACCACCCAAGTAGTTAATCCTCAAGGACAAACAATAATTCCTACTCAAATAGGTACTCCTGGTTATATGCCTACTGAACAAGCAATGGGTCAACCAACTCTCAGGAGTGATATTTATGCAGTTGGTGTTATTGCTATCCAAGCTTTAACAGGTATAAATCCCGATCCTCGGCGTGGTGGATTACCGACACACCCCCAAACAAAGGAGATTATTTGGCGCGATCGCGTTTCGGTTAGTCCCAAGCTAGCAAATATCATCGATAAAATGGTGCGCTATGACCACAATCAGCGTTACCAATCAGCAAAAGAAGTATTACAAGCTATCAAAACACTTTCATCCCAACCCAAATCTAGACCTTGGAAAGTTTGGCTTGGTGTGGGATTTGTAGCAATATTTGCACCTTTAATTGTGTGGTCGTTTTACTACTGGAGAGCTTCTCAAGTTAAATATTTATCTTATCAAAATTCAGAGCATAATGTTCAAATTAAATATCCAGAAAACTGGATTAAACAAGAACTAGGAGATTTTGGTGAAGTCGCTAGATTTTTTCCTGAGTATCAAAAACAATCTAGCAAATGTCCGCTAGAAATATTAATTCATGTTAGTGATTTATCACAACGACTTCTCTCACTTAATGAATATAAAAATATCGCTATACAAAAAATTAAGAATAATAACCCTGGTATAGCAATCGCTGAAAACAAAAATTCAGGTATAACGTTAGCCAATTTTAACGCCTATAAATTAACTTATACTCGCCAAGAGGGGCAATGTCATCTTCAAGTTATGGAAATTGGAACTGTGAGAAATGGCAAAGCTTACTTTATTACCTATACAGCAGATTTAGAGCAATATTCTCAATTGATGCCGATAGTGGAACAGATGATCGAATCGTTTCAAATTAAGTAG
- the rppA gene encoding two-component system response regulator RppA, producing MLILLVEDDSAQLEPLRAALSKAGHTIDAIEDGETAQWLLSHKDYDLLILDWMLPNVSGVQLCQEYRRAGKTAPVLMLTAKDTTPDKVTGLDAGADDYLVKPVDIVELLARVRALARRSPLWQGDILSLEDLHLNLSNLTIERNQITVQLSGREFQLMEYLMRHPRQVLSRDQIEQALWGWGTEPESNAVTTLVRRLRQRLQTVGAKDWLENVYGMGYRLDVPEKSEE from the coding sequence ATGTTAATTTTACTGGTGGAAGACGACTCAGCCCAATTGGAACCACTACGAGCTGCACTATCAAAAGCAGGACATACTATTGATGCTATAGAAGACGGCGAAACCGCCCAGTGGCTTTTATCTCATAAAGATTATGATTTGTTAATTTTAGACTGGATGCTTCCCAATGTTAGCGGGGTTCAACTTTGCCAGGAATATCGACGGGCAGGCAAAACTGCTCCGGTGCTGATGCTGACCGCAAAGGACACCACCCCAGATAAGGTAACTGGTTTGGATGCGGGTGCAGATGATTATTTGGTGAAACCAGTAGATATAGTAGAACTACTAGCACGAGTCAGAGCCTTGGCAAGGCGTTCTCCACTTTGGCAAGGAGACATTCTCAGTTTAGAAGATTTACATCTGAACCTGAGTAACCTTACTATTGAGCGAAATCAGATAACTGTGCAACTATCTGGTCGCGAGTTTCAACTGATGGAATACCTGATGCGCCATCCACGTCAGGTTTTGTCTCGCGATCAAATTGAACAAGCTCTTTGGGGATGGGGAACAGAACCTGAAAGTAACGCTGTCACAACACTAGTGCGCCGACTGCGACAGCGCTTGCAAACAGTTGGAGCCAAAGATTGGCTAGAAAATGTTTATGGTATGGGTTATCGTCTCGATGTACCCGAAAAAAGTGAGGAGTGA
- a CDS encoding efflux RND transporter permease subunit has translation MNFIQTAVRWRHGTFVLFCLLALLGVFSLLRMPLELQPGGDRPEISITTPYPGAGPTEVEDLITRPIEEQMEEVLGVEEITSTSRSGRSNITLEFADGANLEDRLLDVINRLQQVPSLPPEAQESDVELVGGNSSPMMWIPFATREGFQADPNRYRDLAEEVVVPRLRRVEGVGQFLIVGGQEREVEVRVDPKALSDRNLTIGDVVRVLQENNRDIRGGPLVLGRREYRVRTVSRSQDIQQIEGFVLRRDEAGTVYLRDVAEVAMGRKPQDSALMFNGTPAVAVGVIRQIGANVPEVAKGVRSAIAELQAEFDKRNEGIRFVYNYDESEYINQSVSFVQGNLVSGALLATIVLILFLGSMRTVAVVALTIPTTLVMVFIVMAAFGRTLNIISLAGLAFAVGMVVDNAIVVIENIFTHLQQGKSPLHAAIEGTQEVWGAMLGSTLTNVVVFVPLITVTGEAGQLYADMAIALSASSLFSLFAALTLVPMLSGLFLKQSEAMQMLQGGEYRGGNWLERAVARSSATFRYFQGKLENFLAATVSWSLGRKRVGRRLLVLSIPVALLVISIFLLPPADYLPEGNRNIVLWRAEPLPGTSIPEAIRQSEPLQAFLRSQPEVDRIMYVDRPGAIRGVATILKPEFATTEGLADMVDKMRAKINDFAGYRFMVPTRVSIFRDPGKEFEVDIVGANLDELSKLEKEISNKIRALPGVRNLRSNFVMGAGELQVIPNRERLAEVGLSEAEIGAMVEAALGGRLASDYIDGKEELDVSVELKNTFVETPEQLRQLPLYARERQVQLQDVAEVRETTGADVINHVNLERSITLTASLAPDAPLGTLVERTENEILAPLRTSLPGGYRLELAGSADQLATTVSQLATAFVLSVLITYLLLVALYKSFLYPLVIMATLPMGMSGALLSLVIANRIPGMNVPLDMITALGFVILTGVVVNNAILLVDRALQLQEAGEDFDASLYNATNDRLRAIFMSAGTSVLGMLPLAVLPGQGSELYQGLGIVLTGGLAFSTILTPTVVPALMGLLRDISGGGSSKRSQKVPVNVDNNSKVTV, from the coding sequence ATGAATTTCATCCAAACTGCTGTTCGCTGGCGGCATGGTACATTTGTGTTATTCTGCTTGCTGGCTCTATTGGGCGTTTTCTCGCTTTTAAGAATGCCTTTGGAATTGCAACCAGGAGGCGATCGCCCGGAAATTTCGATCACGACTCCTTACCCTGGTGCGGGGCCGACGGAAGTAGAAGATTTGATTACCCGGCCGATTGAAGAGCAAATGGAAGAAGTGCTGGGCGTGGAGGAAATCACCAGTACTTCACGCAGTGGGCGTAGCAATATTACTTTGGAGTTTGCCGATGGTGCAAATTTAGAAGACCGCCTGCTGGATGTCATCAACCGCTTGCAGCAAGTACCAAGTCTACCACCAGAAGCCCAAGAGTCAGATGTAGAACTGGTGGGTGGTAATAGTTCGCCGATGATGTGGATTCCCTTTGCCACCAGAGAAGGCTTCCAAGCTGACCCCAATCGTTACCGGGATTTGGCGGAAGAGGTTGTAGTACCGCGTTTGCGGCGGGTGGAAGGTGTGGGACAATTTTTGATTGTGGGTGGACAAGAACGAGAAGTTGAAGTAAGGGTTGACCCGAAAGCACTTTCTGACCGTAATCTTACCATCGGCGATGTCGTGCGAGTCTTGCAGGAAAATAACCGTGATATCCGGGGTGGCCCCTTGGTATTGGGACGACGGGAATATCGAGTCCGGACAGTAAGTCGATCGCAAGACATTCAGCAAATCGAAGGATTTGTTCTCAGAAGGGATGAGGCTGGTACTGTATATTTGCGAGATGTGGCAGAAGTGGCAATGGGTCGCAAACCACAGGATAGCGCCCTGATGTTTAATGGTACACCTGCGGTTGCTGTGGGTGTGATTCGTCAAATTGGGGCGAATGTGCCAGAAGTAGCGAAGGGTGTACGATCGGCAATTGCTGAATTGCAAGCCGAATTCGACAAACGCAATGAGGGTATTCGCTTTGTTTACAACTATGACGAGAGTGAATACATTAACCAGTCAGTATCCTTTGTGCAAGGAAATTTAGTCAGTGGGGCACTGTTGGCAACGATTGTCTTGATCCTGTTCCTGGGTTCGATGCGAACTGTGGCAGTTGTGGCGCTGACAATTCCCACAACCCTAGTCATGGTGTTTATCGTCATGGCGGCGTTTGGCAGAACATTAAACATCATCAGTTTGGCAGGGTTGGCGTTTGCAGTGGGGATGGTAGTTGATAACGCCATTGTCGTGATTGAAAATATTTTCACCCATCTGCAACAGGGAAAAAGCCCCTTACATGCTGCAATTGAGGGTACACAGGAAGTGTGGGGGGCAATGTTGGGTTCGACACTGACGAACGTAGTCGTATTTGTGCCCCTAATTACGGTGACAGGGGAAGCAGGACAGTTATATGCAGATATGGCGATCGCGCTTTCTGCCTCCTCGCTGTTTTCCCTATTTGCAGCCTTGACTTTAGTACCGATGCTGTCTGGGCTTTTTCTGAAGCAATCGGAAGCGATGCAAATGTTACAAGGTGGAGAGTATCGGGGTGGCAACTGGTTAGAACGTGCAGTGGCGAGGTCTTCTGCTACATTCCGGTACTTTCAAGGTAAATTGGAAAATTTCCTCGCTGCTACCGTGAGTTGGTCGCTGGGACGCAAGCGAGTCGGGCGCAGGCTATTGGTTCTTTCGATACCTGTTGCCTTACTTGTTATCAGTATTTTCCTACTTCCTCCTGCCGACTACCTACCAGAAGGCAACCGCAATATCGTGCTGTGGCGGGCAGAACCCTTACCCGGAACCAGCATCCCCGAAGCAATACGCCAGTCAGAACCACTCCAAGCTTTTTTGCGATCGCAGCCCGAAGTTGACCGGATTATGTATGTTGACCGTCCAGGGGCAATTCGCGGCGTTGCTACAATTCTCAAACCAGAATTTGCTACCACCGAAGGACTTGCCGACATGGTGGACAAGATGCGCGCCAAGATCAATGACTTTGCTGGCTATCGGTTCATGGTACCTACCCGCGTCTCCATCTTCCGCGATCCGGGTAAGGAGTTTGAGGTTGATATCGTTGGGGCAAATTTGGATGAGTTAAGCAAGTTAGAGAAGGAAATCTCTAACAAAATCCGTGCCTTGCCTGGTGTACGTAATCTCCGCTCCAACTTCGTTATGGGAGCAGGAGAACTACAAGTGATTCCCAATCGGGAACGCCTCGCGGAAGTCGGACTTTCAGAAGCAGAAATAGGCGCAATGGTGGAAGCGGCGCTGGGTGGTCGTCTCGCTTCCGATTACATCGATGGCAAAGAGGAACTCGATGTTTCAGTGGAATTAAAAAATACCTTTGTGGAAACGCCTGAACAATTGCGTCAACTGCCATTATATGCACGGGAAAGGCAAGTGCAACTACAAGACGTGGCAGAAGTACGTGAAACTACTGGAGCAGATGTTATTAATCATGTCAACTTAGAGCGGTCAATCACCCTCACTGCATCTCTCGCACCAGATGCACCTTTAGGAACCTTAGTAGAACGTACCGAAAATGAAATTCTTGCTCCTCTGCGTACTAGCCTGCCTGGGGGCTATCGCTTGGAATTGGCTGGATCGGCAGATCAATTGGCAACCACAGTCTCGCAATTAGCTACAGCCTTTGTACTGTCGGTGTTAATTACTTACTTGCTGCTGGTTGCACTCTACAAATCATTCCTCTACCCACTGGTAATTATGGCAACATTACCGATGGGAATGAGCGGTGCCCTCTTAAGTTTGGTAATTGCCAATCGCATTCCGGGTATGAATGTGCCTTTGGATATGATTACGGCATTAGGATTCGTGATTCTTACGGGTGTAGTCGTCAATAACGCGATTCTACTTGTTGATCGCGCCTTACAACTCCAGGAAGCAGGCGAAGATTTTGATGCATCATTGTATAATGCCACGAACGATCGTCTGCGTGCTATCTTCATGTCAGCCGGTACTAGCGTGCTGGGGATGCTGCCCTTGGCAGTCCTACCCGGACAAGGTTCGGAACTTTACCAAGGTTTAGGCATTGTACTTACAGGTGGTCTGGCATTTTCCACTATCTTGACGCCAACAGTAGTACCTGCACTGATGGGATTATTACGAGATATCTCCGGTGGCGGCTCATCAAAGCGTAGCCAGAAAGTGCCAGTAAACGTCGATAATAATAGCAAAGTGACAGTTTGA
- a CDS encoding sensor histidine kinase, whose translation MFAFARSRRNLAHLFALSMGSILVVFAGIAYFLGVEEQLQVFDEELYSTSKAIAANAQHRLSRQRWPVNKDDVPKLAYGLPSDRELVYVRWYNSKRKLVESNGALAPRQLTVAPGFRTIQINSNQTNATTTKIWLRELTLPIIQNNTLIGYVQIARPLLPLRESLNRARLFLTLGVPVTLGVIGITGWYLGGLAMQPTRRAYEQLQRFTADASHELRAPVAAILSNAQVALMPPEDESEQRFRLENIEEIAKSMSALISNLLFLARHEGSLDGAALKSIDFVELLRSLVDEYKQQADAKNLNFTFRLPEQPLYLQADAELLKQAVVNLLTNALKYTPAGGTVGLRLFQRAHRAILVVEDNGIGIPAEDLPHIFERFYRVDNVRSRQTGGFGLGLAIAQQIIQAHRGQITANSVPGEGSIFEIQLPLS comes from the coding sequence ATGTTTGCGTTTGCTCGTAGCCGTCGTAATTTAGCACACTTGTTTGCACTGTCCATGGGGAGTATCCTCGTTGTCTTTGCTGGCATAGCCTATTTCTTGGGAGTTGAAGAGCAACTTCAGGTTTTTGATGAAGAACTTTACTCAACAAGCAAAGCAATTGCAGCAAATGCACAGCATCGCCTCTCTCGACAACGATGGCCGGTGAACAAAGATGATGTTCCCAAACTTGCCTATGGACTACCGTCAGATAGAGAACTGGTGTATGTCCGTTGGTACAACTCCAAAAGAAAATTAGTAGAATCTAATGGTGCACTTGCTCCCAGACAATTAACTGTTGCCCCTGGTTTTCGGACTATCCAAATAAATAGCAACCAAACAAACGCAACAACCACTAAGATATGGTTACGAGAGTTAACGTTACCAATAATACAAAATAATACACTTATTGGCTATGTGCAAATTGCTCGCCCACTACTACCCTTGCGTGAAAGCTTGAATCGAGCCAGGCTATTTTTAACACTAGGTGTGCCAGTAACTTTAGGGGTGATTGGTATTACTGGTTGGTACTTGGGGGGACTTGCCATGCAACCAACTCGTCGTGCCTATGAGCAACTACAGCGCTTTACTGCCGATGCTTCCCATGAGTTACGCGCTCCTGTTGCTGCAATTTTGAGCAATGCCCAAGTTGCATTAATGCCACCAGAAGATGAATCAGAACAGCGTTTTCGCCTGGAAAATATTGAGGAGATTGCTAAATCAATGAGCGCTCTGATTAGCAATCTGCTGTTTTTAGCTCGTCATGAGGGATCTTTAGATGGCGCAGCACTAAAGAGCATTGACTTTGTTGAACTATTGCGATCGCTCGTTGATGAGTACAAACAACAAGCAGATGCAAAAAATCTCAATTTTACTTTTCGCCTCCCTGAGCAACCTCTGTACTTGCAAGCCGATGCAGAATTGTTGAAACAAGCTGTTGTTAATTTGCTGACTAATGCCTTGAAATATACCCCAGCTGGCGGTACAGTTGGGCTACGACTTTTCCAGCGCGCTCATCGAGCTATTCTTGTAGTAGAAGACAATGGTATTGGTATTCCCGCCGAAGACTTACCCCATATCTTTGAACGCTTTTATCGTGTAGATAATGTGCGATCGCGGCAAACAGGAGGCTTTGGTTTAGGACTGGCGATCGCCCAACAAATTATTCAGGCACACCGCGGACAAATTACTGCCAACAGTGTACCTGGCGAAGGTTCAATTTTTGAAATCCAACTTCCGCTCTCATAG